From the Candidatus Thorarchaeota archaeon genome, one window contains:
- the hypA gene encoding hydrogenase maturation nickel metallochaperone HypA, giving the protein MHEFSAALSIVEAALDAAKAHQVKRIKAVNIEVGEFTFLVPEQLAFNFEIASKDTIMEGAELHIKRTKGRLKCQECGFEGESKVDYSLPPQVAIFAPMKCSRCGGSHTTISGGKEFVITDIEVEVGN; this is encoded by the coding sequence ATGCATGAGTTCTCTGCTGCTCTCTCAATAGTTGAGGCTGCTCTTGACGCTGCCAAGGCACACCAGGTCAAGAGGATAAAGGCGGTGAACATCGAAGTCGGTGAGTTTACGTTCTTGGTTCCAGAGCAGCTTGCGTTCAACTTCGAGATTGCCTCAAAGGATACAATCATGGAGGGAGCTGAGCTTCACATCAAGAGAACCAAGGGGCGCTTGAAGTGTCAGGAGTGCGGTTTTGAGGGCGAGAGCAAAGTGGACTATTCACTTCCGCCGCAGGTTGCCATTTTTGCCCCCATGAAGTGCTCGAGGTGCGGTGGCAGCCATACAACAATATCTGGCGGAAAGGAGTTTGTTATCACCGACATTGAGGTGGAGGTGGGAAACTAG
- a CDS encoding HEAT repeat domain-containing protein, which produces MVDELLREIKSEDQQVVLNAIDRLGILPDSDATSALTACLKDPRYMVRLFAAVQLGERKDPSAIPSLIESLHDSSLFVRQTAAGALENIGGPKALAAVKKAEAEGLLLDELPDGIILGPV; this is translated from the coding sequence ATGGTTGACGAACTTCTCAGAGAGATCAAGAGCGAGGACCAACAGGTTGTTCTGAATGCGATTGATCGACTTGGAATCCTCCCAGACTCAGATGCCACAAGCGCTCTGACAGCATGTCTGAAGGACCCCAGATACATGGTTCGACTGTTTGCTGCCGTGCAATTGGGTGAACGGAAGGATCCCAGTGCCATACCATCTCTGATAGAGTCCCTTCACGATTCATCTCTGTTCGTCAGGCAGACTGCAGCTGGAGCCCTTGAGAACATTGGGGGCCCGAAAGCACTAGCTGCAGTGAAGAAGGCGGAGGCTGAAGGACTACTTCTGGATGAGTTGCCGGACGGAATCATACTCGGTCCTGTCTGA
- a CDS encoding 30S ribosomal protein S8e, which yields MGVWHGRSRRTPSGALMRKFRGHRKSEMGRTPTETLIGEPRIRRIDSKGMKKKTPAMRLKYANVTDIKKKETYHVEILDVEKNPANMDYQRRKVITRGTIIKTSKGRAKVTSRPGQEGVLNAILL from the coding sequence ATGGGTGTATGGCATGGTAGGTCCAGAAGGACTCCAAGCGGCGCACTGATGCGGAAGTTCCGAGGTCATAGGAAGAGCGAGATGGGACGCACTCCCACTGAGACTCTGATAGGAGAACCGAGGATAAGAAGAATAGACAGCAAAGGCATGAAGAAGAAGACACCCGCAATGCGCCTCAAGTACGCCAACGTCACAGACATCAAGAAGAAGGAAACGTATCATGTCGAGATACTTGACGTTGAGAAGAACCCAGCTAACATGGACTACCAGCGACGCAAGGTGATTACGCGAGGCACCATAATCAAGACGTCAAAAGGTAGAGCTAAGGTCACAAGCCGTCCCGGTCAAGAGGGAGTGCTTAACGCGATACTGCTCTAG